From one Rhodamnia argentea isolate NSW1041297 chromosome 1, ASM2092103v1, whole genome shotgun sequence genomic stretch:
- the LOC125315608 gene encoding purple acid phosphatase 15-like produces MAAMPPVLFRVSLALSCFLLCSEPALVGGIPTTLEGPFPPVTVPLDKSFRGNAVDLPDTDRRVQRTVSGFEPEQISVSLSSNYNSVWISWITGEFQIGDNIAPLDPNSVGSVVSYGVSSSGWSHQATGYSLIYNQLYPFEGLKNYTSGIIHHVRLKGLKPNTLYYYQCGDPSIAMSDIYYFRTMPVTGLRSYPSRVAVVGDLGLTYNTTSTVDHMLSNHPDLVLLVGDVSYADLYLTNGTGADCYSCSFPQTPIHETYQPQWDYWGRFMQPLVSKVPIMVIEGNHEIEKQAENQTFVAYSSRFAFPSKESGSSSTFYYSFNAGGIHFLMLGAYISYDKSSDQYRWLEKDLSKVDREVTPWLVATWHPPWYSTYTAHYREAECMRVAMEDLLYSYGVDVVFNGHVHAYERSNRVYNYTLDPCGPVHITVGDGGNREKMAITHADEPGNCPDPSTTPDKYMGGFCAFNFTSGPATGKFCWDRQPEYSAYRESSFGHGIFEVKNETHALWTWHRNQDLYKYAGDVIYIVRQPDKCPIKGKRNI; encoded by the exons ATGGCAGCAATGCCGCCGGTGCTGTTCCGGGTCTCGCTCGCCCTGTCCTGCTTCTTGCTCTGCTCCGAGCCCGCGCTCGTCGGAGGAATCCCAACGACTCTCGAGGGGCCGTTCCCGCCGGTGACGGTGCCCCTCGACAAGAGCTTCCGAGGAAACGCCGTCGACTTGCCGGACACCGACCGTCGGGTCCAGAGGACGGTCTCCGGGTTCGAGCCGGAGCAAATCTCCGTCTCCCTTTCCTCCAACTACAACTCCGTCTGGATTTCTTGGATCACGG GAGAGTTCCAGATAGGTGACAACATCGCCCCGTTGGATCCGAACAGTGTGGGGAGTGTTGTTTCTTACGGGGTCTCAAGTTCTGGATGGAGTCATCAGGCAACCGGTTATTCGCTGATTTACAACCAACTTTATCCCTTCGAAGGCCTCAAAAACTACACTTCTGGCATTATACACCATGTTCGTCTGAAAG GGTTGAAGCCCAACACGTTATACTATTACCAATGTGGAGATCCTTCAATAGCAATGAGCGATATATATTATTTTAGGACTATGCCCGTCACTGGCCTGAGGAGTTACCCCAGCAGAGTGGCCGTGGTTGGTGACTTGGGTCTTACATACAATACCACTTCGACGGTCGACCACATGCTGAGTAATCATCCTGATCTTGTTCTTCTGGTCGGGGATGTGAGTTATGCTGACTTGTATCTCACAAATGGAACTGGGGCCGATTGCTACTCCTGCTCGTTTCCACAAACTCCTATTCACGAAACCTACCAGCCACAATGGGACTATTGGGGCAG GTTTATGCAGCCTCTAGTGTCGAAAGTGCCCATCATGGTTATAGAAGgaaatcatgagattgaaaaaCAGGCTGAGAATCAGACTTTTGTCGCCTATAGTTCTCGATTTGCATTTCCATCCAAAGAAAGTGGATCATCGTCTACGTTTTACTATTCCTTCAATGCTGGCGGCATACACTTTTTAATGCTTGGTGCCTATATTTCTTATGATAAATCAT CGGATCAGTACAGATGGTTAGAGAAAGACCTGTCTAAGGTTGACAGAGAAGTCACACCATGGTTGGTGGCTACATGGCACCCTCCTTGGTACAGCACTTACACGGCACATTACAGAGAGGCAGAGTGCATGAGGGTTGCAATGGAGGATTTGCTGTACAGTTATGGGGTTGATGTCGTCTTTAATGGACAT GTTCATGCCTATGAGCGGTCAAATAGAGTATACAACTACACTCTAGATCCCTGTGGTCCTGTTCACATCACGGTCGGAGATGGTGGTAACCGAGAGAAGATGGCGATTACACATGCAGATGAACCTGGAAACTGTCCAGACCCAAGTACCACCCCCGATAAGTACATGGGTGGCTTCTGTGCCTTTAACTTCACATCAGGCCCTGCTACAGGCAAATTCTGCTGGGACAGGCAACCGGAATATAGCGCTTACAGAGAAAGCAGCTTCGGGCATGGAATTTTCGAG